The following is a genomic window from Malus sylvestris chromosome 7, drMalSylv7.2, whole genome shotgun sequence.
TAGAATTTCCTTCTTCAGTTCTTCATTTTTAATAACATAGTCAGAATAATATTTAAAAGCAACATATATGCTGTTTTTTAAAGCTGTTGTTTAGAGGCCATTACTTTtaaaattagtataatattttaattttaccaaacacttatttaccgcttaactttaaagtaaagtggtttttggtgaaaaaagctAATATCAAACTAGACCTTAATGAATAAAGTTGAGGTTCGACTGTAAAATCAATTCGCAATACGATAATAGCCCAACCTCTATATAAACCCATGCAAGGTCTTTCCTCCCATCAATGTAGGACTCATTCTTAACACACCCCtcacgtgtggcgaattttcaagcctaacacgtggacaatGTGGAGCGCATGTGGCCATTTAGCTTCACAGGCTcgacaacctgctctgataccataaaaaattttaagttcTATCATAAAACCAATAGGCAATTTAAAAAGTAATATCTTATAAACCTATGCAAAGTCATTCTTTCTATCAATATATAATTCTTTCTCAATACTAAATGCATTCAACTTTTCATCCGAAGTTTCGTATTTGAATCTATTTTTCAGAGTTTGGAAGTTTAATGTGGATTATCTACAGTCTGTAAAATGAAAATGAGCGCTACAGTTACCCTCTCGAAAGAAACATATTGCCTCTAGGAAGTAGAAACATCTACTCCCAGCTCACAAAGTCCTTACTCCCTGGCCGGATAATGGAATTCTCACTCAGCACCCCACACTATCCCAACACCACCTCTCCCTTCTCCGCCGTCGGCGTCGTCCTCAACCTGAACCAAAAACACCACTCCACCACCACAActtgtctctctttctctctcaaaccAACACCTCCGCCGCCGCCAAATTCTGACAGCCCCATCAGCTCCTCCCCTCCATCTAACCAACTTCGCCGGCCCAAAACCCTCAAAACCGCTTCTCCACCCACCAAACCCACCTCCAAATTCCGCTCTAACCCCTTCAAGAACCTCATTAATCCCGCCCAAGTCCCTACCCCACCAATTAACACCACCACCAACGCCAATTCACACCCGCTCACTGACAAGCTTTGGCTCACTAGCAAGCTCTCTcccccacctccacctccacctccatctCCTTCTCCACCTCCGCCGCCTGAAACAGATACTTCTGaagaaacccaaaaacccatcaAGGACAATGAGCCCGGAAAGAATTCGGAGCTACCCAAAGTTGAGTTGCGGCAGGAGGGTAAAATCTTTGTGGGAAATTTGCCCAACTGGGTCAAGAAAAATGAGGTTTCCGACCTTTTCCGGCAATTTGGGCCCATAAAGAGTGTGATTCTGATTAAGGGTCATTCAAGCACTGAGAGAAATGCAGGTTTCGGGTTTGTTATTTATGGTGGTAAGACTGCAGCTAAGTCGGCCACAAAGGCTGTGGAGTTCGATGGCATGGAGTTCCATGGGAGGGTTCTGACCGTCAAATTGGATGATGGGAGCAGATTGAAGGACAAAACTGAGGAGAGGACACGGTGGCTTGAAGGGCACGACAGTGTTGAGTATCAGTCTCAGTGGCATAAAGAGCGGGAGAACTCGCGTAAGGCATTGCGCAAGGTTATGGATACTGAACCTGAGAATTGGCAAGCAGTTGTTCGGTTTTTTGAGAGAATTAAGAAGGTAAACGCTCGTAGTTTATATGCATTTCACATTCACTATATGTCAACATCTTCAGGCATATTTTGTTTCGATGTGTATAGCTGTTTGAATTTATGCTGTATGCTATTGCTAATAATGAAAATCACCTTCAAATTCACTTGGTGAAACATTAATTCGAATACTCATCACACAACACGTTATTTACATTCATATATCCGTGCATTATGTGGTACTTAGTCAATGAATGGTTGCTTAGGTAATATGTGCATGACACAGGTGTTTATCCTATGTCTTTTTTCTTCTTGACACCAGCCTTCCAGAGGAGAATATGGCCTGATGGTGAAGTATTATGCAAGGCGAGGGGACATGCATCGTGCTCGTGAAACTTTTGAGAGCATGCGAGCAAGAGGAATAGAACCAACATCACATGTGTACACAAGGTAATACTTCGCGTAAATCATTCATAACTTAAGCTCTCTGTAATAGTTTTTGGGCCAACTTTTATTTTGGGTAAGTTAATGATCCTGTAATTTGTGGGAAGTATTAGCAAGTCTTCTTTTATAATTTCAGAAATCAAGCACCTGCTTCtacttctctttcttttttcttttgtttcttacaAATGTTATGAGGaagtttaacgaaaaactttaaTGGATTATGTATTGAATTCGAAAATATGAAACTAAAGTTTCAAAAATGGTTTTGGTGATGTTTGATATTCTTGAGTAGACTTCGGGTAATTTTATTAAGGATTCACGTGATTGACATCCCACTTTTATTAGAGGCTTTGAGTTAAGTTTGTAATGAGAATGCGAGATCACCGTTAATTTGTTAAATTTTCATGCTATTTCTCATGCAAATTTTTAATAAAGCCCATTCAATATTTATGAGGATTCATATAGTTCAGACTCTCCTTTATGAATAAAGGCTTTGTTGACTGTTGAGTTGTACAACTTGTACTGAATTTTATTCTGACTTGTTGGATGATTAATGAGACTTCATTTGTTAAATTAGAAGTTTAGGGATGTTTTgaatcttctacaaatttacaATAGAGTAAGATTGATAAAACTCATGGCCTTGtaatcgaaagaaaaaaaaaaaacttatggcCTTTATTTCAGCGTATCTGTTGGTGATATTTTTGAGCTTATGCCCTTAATTTAAGTTGCAGTGCacatttatttttggtttaatgTGTTAAAGAAATTACTCTCAAATCACACTACCGCTGGCCCTTGTAGTCATAGTAGTTCCTCTCAATGTTTACAAGAGGGATGCCCATAGGGGTTTGTTGAGAGAGTGTATCCCACACCGGGAACGTAAAGCCTTGCCTTACACTAGATACCAATTGGTTTAGGGCTGGGTGATCTAATTCTATCATGGCATCAAAAAAGGTAACCCACATGTTACACCCACCCGGCCACACATGCTCTCATGTCACTTGAATATGAGTTGTCCACGTGTTTGACTTTAGTAACACAGCATGTGAAGGAACTTGGTCAGAGTATATGACACATCAAGAATGTAAAGCCTCACGTTGCAATATATAATGTCATGAGTCTCTGCTCCTAATACcaattggttttggatttggttgCTCTATTTAATCAAAGCTTTAAGTTCAACCCACAACAAGAGGGTGAGAATTGGGAAGACTAAGTTCTCCCAAATGATCAAAGAATCACATTATGAAATTTGTTCTAGTTTGCATTACAACTATAGGGTCCAATCATATCAAAAAGTGTAAATCTCTCTAGGAGTATGTACTTTAGAGTTTTCGGTTTCCTCTTCCTGACGTTAGAAGTTTATACTATGTGCAGCCTTATTCACGCTTATGCAGTTGGCAGAGACATGGATGAAGCATTATCATGTGTTAGAAAAATGAAGGAAGAGGGCATTGAAATGAGTTTGGTGACTTACAGTATCATTGTCGGGGGATTCGCAAAAGTTGGCAATGCTGAGTAAGCAAGCAATATACATATGTAGTTTAGCGCATTTTCCTAGTAATTATAGTGGTTTTATAAGGTGCTAATTAAAGTTGTTTCACTGATACCTTTGGTACATTCACAATTTTTGCGTTTGAGAATTTGGGCAAATTTCATTAATGTGCACTGTAGTTTGGACCATCTGTTTAGTCATTGGTATGGTTTGATTATTAGTAATCTAGGTGTAAAACTgtctacaaaaaataaaaacgggTGGTATTTGTGCACCCCCTCAGAACCTAGGCGGTATATGTGCAAGTTTCCCTAGTAGAAATTTGCCACcttcattttaaatttcaagTCATGACACACAATCTAGGTGATCGATTGATTGTTTTATTAATGCTAACTTCTCATCTATACTGAAACAGAGCTACTTTTGTCTGTCCTTAATTTAATTCTATTTGATCTGTTTGGAAGAGCTGCAGATTTCTGGTTTAAGGAGGCCAAAGAGAGACATACAACTTTGAATGCAATCATTTATGGGAATATTATATATGCTTATTGGTGAGTGTTGCAAATTCTGTCTTATGTCCCATTCATTTTGGTATCAGTATATATGTATCGGTCATTATGCATACACAAATTATGAGTACTACGCCCATTTTCTAAAATCTGAAAGACAAGAGAGTTAATATAACTCTTGATTTAACTTCTCTTGCATTAATGATTTTTCTCTTAGCTTATCATGTGTTATGTATCATTGTTGCCCCAAATTCTGTTTGGGGTCATCTTAATATGATGTAACTATGCAAGTAAGATGCATTTTCAATGCATTCTTGTTTTTAAACTTTATGTTATTTCTGCCTTGCTTGAATTACAGTCAAACATGCAATATGGATCGCGCCGAGGCATTAGTGAGGGACATGGAAGAAGCAGGCATAGATGCTCCTATTGACATTTATCATACCATGATGGATGGCTACACAATTATGGGGAATGAAGATAAATGTTTGATTGTGTTTGAACGACTCAAGGTACAAGCTTCAATAAAAGTGTTTTTCTTGCCGAAGTTGTGCATGTATACATTCATCTATGCTGGTGTTCCTTTATGAACAGTTCAATTTAAGAAGTCTCATTACTCTTTTTAATCAAATGATACTGGTAAGTTTTAACAAGATTTCTTTTCTATGTCgtagaatttaaaaaatatctTATGGTTAAACAGAGGAATGAACTGTAATTCTGACTAAACAAGTTCTTTTTGATTGAAAACATAGAAGACTTCTTTATAAACAAAGACTAATGATTAGTTAATCGGGTATGAAAGATGTCTATGCACGTTAAACTTTTGATAAAAGAACAAGTATGAAATCAAGATATAGTTGCCAGCTAAGTATTGAATCAGTGATTTAATAAAGGGAGCTTTATGGGGAATGTTagaacaaatgttttttttttgtttaagtaTATGAAATAGTTTGTTCCAAGTATATGAATACACAAGTGATAGAGAATTTAAATATAGGAGTTTGTTAAACGAGCTTTTTATGGAAACTTAAACAGAAAACTTTGTTGCAAGTATATGTAATATAGGATTAATATATACTAGTagagaaatgaaaatttaagAATTGTTTGCTTATGATGCATGGAAATTTAAAACAGAAAACTTGAAGAATTGTTTGCTTATGATGCAGCCTATTCTTCTTTTTTGCCTGTAAGGGTTCTTAGATTGTCTGTCAAGCTTTTAACTCTTGCCTATAACTTAAAGACGTGGTTTTCCAAGGCCCTAAATACCCTAACTTTTTACTATTTCTTATAGGGGATGTATAATGTCTTCATCCAATAACGTGACTGTTCATTGTCCATAAAGATTTGCCATATTTCTTCTCCGTATACTAATACTTGCTGATTGGCATATAGGAATGTGGCTTTACACCTTCAGTTATCAGTTATGGATGTCTGATCAATCTTTACATTAAGgtatggcttttttttttcctgtccttttttcccttttcaCATAAAAGTAACAACCAATTGTTTCAAAGTTTATCCTTTGTGCTATCATTAAGGGCTCACAATTTAGTTAATACACACATTGTCGATTATGAGCAATTATATTTTTGGAACCTTAGGAATGCTTCCTCATAAGGCCAACTTGGAGTTTTAAAACTTAAATATCATTATGAGAATAAGCTTACTTGATAACTCAGTTCCTAGGCCAACCTAAGAAATAAAGAGTAGGCCTTCCAGATTCCGTTTATAAACCCAAGATGGTGTTATTCTTCCAGTCTTCTTTGTTTCATTCTGTCATGTTAGATTTTCAATCTTATACATAAAAGTATATATCCACTGAGTGGTTAGAATGTTCTTTAGTACTCTTCCTTTCTGCTGAGGACCACCAATCAAAATGAATGAATAATGTAGTTCTTGCTTCACGATAACCTGACGATCCCAATGAAGAAGTTGGGGTTTCACCATgaaaccaattggtaatatggggagtagcccaataACTCATAAGCACATGCGAGGTCCCTTCTTTCCCTGATGTGGGATTCATACTCTTAACACGCCCCTTgacgtgtggcgaattttcaagcctaacacgtggacaacacaaatcggGTAACATGGGGCATGTGTGGCTGTTGGGCTTCACACATAGGTCAGCCTGCACTGATACTATAAGGGAAGTTGGGGTTCCATCATATGGACAACACAAATCAGGTAACGTGTGGCTGTTGGGCTTCACACATAGGTCAGCCTGCTGTGATACTATATAAAGGAAGTTGGGtttcatcataaaatcaattggtaatatggggagtagcccatttacttataagcacatgcaaggtcccAATTTGGGATTCATACCCAAAACACCTAATATAAGTTTAAGAGGGTGGTAACATTGATTCCCTGAAGAAAAGCTAAGGAACAAAATTCATAATGATTGAACTGGGCCAAATTTTTATGTCTTCAAGTTTCTTTGCTACATATTACTTGCTGGTGAGAGTCTGAGTTGAGAAGAGTAACCTGTCTGGTGCAATGCTGCTTGACTACTGCTGTCCTCGTCATTTTCTTGCTGGGTCCATTGCTTTAGTGGTTGTACATTTGTTCCTTCTTTGAATTCCTTGAGTTCTGATTTACAATTATTTTTGGGGGTGCAAGTCTATAAGTTTGTACTTGTTATCATTTTGTATATAAGTTACAACTAATTTGAAGATTGGTATCGGAATTTCAGATTGGAAAAGTTTCTAAAGCCCTGGAAGTTAGCAAAGTGATGGAATCAGCTGGCATTAAGCATAACATGAAGACCTACTCCATGTTAATCAATGGATTTTTGAAGTTAAAAGATTGGACTAATGCATTTTCAGTTGTAGAAGATTTGGTAAAGGATGGGTTGAAGCCGGACGTAGTCCTTTACAATAACATTATAACAGCTTTCTGTGGAATGGGAAACATGGACCGTGCCATTCGCACCATTAAAGAAATGCAGCGGGAGAGACATAGACCTACATCACGGACGTTTATGCCAATAATACATGGTTTTGCAAGGTCTGGAGAAATGAGAAGAGCCCTCGAGATTTTCGATATGATGAGGATGAGTGGGTGCATTCCCACTGTGCATACATTTAATGCTCTGGTTCTTGGTCTTGTGGAGAAGCGGCAGGTAAATATCCTTGAGATgcaatacatatattatatacatatacaatcatatattatatataatacacacatacatacttacacacacacacacatatatcaaATTTCTGTACTCGGGGACTTtcaaattttaacgataaaagATTATGCATTATTTGATTTCCCGTCCACTGCAATTATGAttcaaatttgaaatgaaagcaAGTGTTGCAGATGCAGAAGGCTGTTGAAATATTGGATGAGATGACACTAGCAGGCATAAATCCAGACGAGCACACATACACAACTATCATGCATGGTTATGCAGCTTTAGGTGATACTGGCAAAGCCTTTGAGTATTTTACCAAACTGAGGAGTGAGGGCCTGGAGATTGATGTGTTCACATATGAGGCTTTGCTGAAGGCATGTTGCAAGGCAGGCAGAATGCAAAGTGCACTAGCGGTCACCAAAGAAATGAGTGCTAAACGCATTCCAAGGAACACCTTTGTTTACAACATATTAATTGATGGGTATGgtttgttaaattttttaatgtgcaCTGATATACTTCACACTAGTACTTTCATCGGTCTTTATTCTACtgcctttttctttgttttgtaggATGTTTTATGTCAAGTTACTGGAATCTACTTTTTCAATATAATCTTCTCTTTAATTGATTATTTTCTCTGCCTCTGAACCTGCCTTCTTTTATGCAGATGGGCTCGAAGAGGTGATGTTTGGGAGGCTGCTGACTTGATGCAGCAAATGAAAAAGGAAGCGGTTCGACCTGATATTCACACCTACACATCTTTCATAAATGCTTGTTGCAAGGCTGGAGATATGCAGGTATTTTACAATTTTCTCAGGTCATTGGAGATAATTTTATTTCAAGAAGTATAACTTATATGACCATTCTTTCATCACCATTTTGAGCTTCTACAAATAAAATGTctatttcatatatttcatatttgTCGCACTTTTATTTAAGTACTATATTCTACAGATGGATTTCGTGACTTGTTATGCATTAGAAAGCAATGGAAAATGATGTTTTTCATAACTGCAAAAATTTGTCATCTTTCTGATTTCAGTTGGCCATAACCCTGGCCTTATAATACAAGAATTAGAAAACTAAACTAACCTCGTTTTCATTTTAAAGTTATCAATTTGGTTCAGCAGTTCATTTTATTTACATTCTGTCTTTCAGAGAgctgaaaaaataattaaagaaatggAAGCGTTTGGAGTGAAGCCAAATGTGAAAACCTACACTACGTTGATAAAGGGTTGGGCGCGTGCTTCTCTCCCAGAGAAGGCCTTGAGATGCTTCAAAGAGATGAAGTCAGCTGGGTTGAAGCCGGACAGAGCTGTATACCATTGCTTGATGACATCTCTGCTGTCAAGGGCTACTGTTGCTGAAGTTTACATCTACTCGGGTCTTCTGTCCATTTGTAAAGAGATGATTGAATCTGGGTTGACTGTTGATATGGGAACTGCAGTTCACTGGTCGAGGTGCTTACGCAAGATTGAAACAACAGGTGGGGAGCTTACAGAAGCCCTGCAGAATACCTTCCCACCTGATTGGAGCTCATTTCATACCTTAGATGGAAGTTCAGATGTGGACAGTGATGAAGAAATAGATGTTATCAGTGACGATGATGATACGGAGTTTGCTAGTAGAATAAACGGTGATGAATTTATGGAGAGGATGGTCTAAACGACAGAACCCGTTTCTAAATCATGTTACTAACAAAGGATATAGCACGCTACTGCACATCCAGACGTTATGCACGCTGGTCCGGACTCTATAGCTTCATTTAAAGCAGTGAGGTTGAAGAAATTTTAGATTGCTGGAATGGTTTTAGCAGGATGAGAACCAGTGCCATTATTGATATCATGATTCTTTGTTAGCGTAAATGTTCTTTTGTACAgaacttattttttatttgaatttttcaagTTTTTGAACAGAAATGGCAATTAGGTTTTGTTTGGGTTTTTCCAAGTGACACAATTCGTTGTTTTTCTTAAATGTTATGTGTCCAACTCCAAGCCCTCAAATGAATTTTAAATAGTAAGGTGGCACGTCGAGAAGAAAAAGTCAAGCAGGAGGAAATCCAAGCATGTGTGCCAAA
Proteins encoded in this region:
- the LOC126629763 gene encoding pentatricopeptide repeat-containing protein At5g04810, chloroplastic gives rise to the protein MEFSLSTPHYPNTTSPFSAVGVVLNLNQKHHSTTTTCLSFSLKPTPPPPPNSDSPISSSPPSNQLRRPKTLKTASPPTKPTSKFRSNPFKNLINPAQVPTPPINTTTNANSHPLTDKLWLTSKLSPPPPPPPPSPSPPPPPETDTSEETQKPIKDNEPGKNSELPKVELRQEGKIFVGNLPNWVKKNEVSDLFRQFGPIKSVILIKGHSSTERNAGFGFVIYGGKTAAKSATKAVEFDGMEFHGRVLTVKLDDGSRLKDKTEERTRWLEGHDSVEYQSQWHKERENSRKALRKVMDTEPENWQAVVRFFERIKKPSRGEYGLMVKYYARRGDMHRARETFESMRARGIEPTSHVYTSLIHAYAVGRDMDEALSCVRKMKEEGIEMSLVTYSIIVGGFAKVGNAEAADFWFKEAKERHTTLNAIIYGNIIYAYCQTCNMDRAEALVRDMEEAGIDAPIDIYHTMMDGYTIMGNEDKCLIVFERLKECGFTPSVISYGCLINLYIKIGKVSKALEVSKVMESAGIKHNMKTYSMLINGFLKLKDWTNAFSVVEDLVKDGLKPDVVLYNNIITAFCGMGNMDRAIRTIKEMQRERHRPTSRTFMPIIHGFARSGEMRRALEIFDMMRMSGCIPTVHTFNALVLGLVEKRQMQKAVEILDEMTLAGINPDEHTYTTIMHGYAALGDTGKAFEYFTKLRSEGLEIDVFTYEALLKACCKAGRMQSALAVTKEMSAKRIPRNTFVYNILIDGWARRGDVWEAADLMQQMKKEAVRPDIHTYTSFINACCKAGDMQRAEKIIKEMEAFGVKPNVKTYTTLIKGWARASLPEKALRCFKEMKSAGLKPDRAVYHCLMTSLLSRATVAEVYIYSGLLSICKEMIESGLTVDMGTAVHWSRCLRKIETTGGELTEALQNTFPPDWSSFHTLDGSSDVDSDEEIDVISDDDDTEFASRINGDEFMERMV